In Chroogloeocystis siderophila 5.2 s.c.1, one DNA window encodes the following:
- a CDS encoding DUF2459 domain-containing protein, with product MCVNQVGIHTNIIIPVQNNIYNWQHFLNLKEIGKQPSGNYQYLGFGWGDRDFYPTNPSQIQEIVSLGIQALFFSRGSLMRVEGYPEIPQSHDIHCVGVNTSNYLNTVHFIQNSFELTPQGQTILFVRSDESDASYYEAKGHYSLLRNSNNWTAEGLRQANINTPLWAGIPQAVMFHVSRNPN from the coding sequence ATTTGTGTCAATCAAGTTGGTATTCATACTAATATCATTATACCTGTACAGAATAATATTTATAATTGGCAACATTTTTTAAATCTTAAAGAAATTGGTAAACAGCCTTCAGGAAATTATCAATACCTCGGTTTTGGTTGGGGCGATCGCGACTTTTATCCTACAAATCCTAGTCAAATTCAGGAAATCGTTTCCCTTGGGATACAAGCTCTATTCTTCTCCCGTGGGTCACTTATGCGAGTAGAAGGGTATCCAGAAATACCCCAAAGTCATGATATTCACTGTGTAGGAGTCAATACCTCAAACTATCTAAACACTGTACACTTTATTCAAAACTCTTTTGAATTAACTCCTCAAGGACAAACAATATTATTCGTGCGTAGTGATGAATCAGACGCTAGCTATTATGAGGCAAAAGGTCATTATTCACTTTTAAGAAATAGCAATAATTGGACTGCCGAAGGATTAAGACAAGCAAACATCAACACACCTCTATGGGCTGGAATTCCGCAAGCTGTTATGTTTCATGTAAGCAGAAATCCTAATTAG